A window of Brachybacterium fresconis contains these coding sequences:
- the polA gene encoding DNA polymerase I, with translation MSASDTGDQRILLIDGHAMAFRAFFALPADGFSDGRGQATNAVYGFARMLINVVSSERPTHVAVAFDLPGGTFRDRIYDQYKGGRDVTPPEFIGQIDLIMQVLDALGVRWLTVEDYEADDIIATLATRTAAEGGEALIVSSDRDAIQLVDEKVTMLQPIKGVTEMRRMTPAAVEEKYGIPPERYSDLAALVGEAADNLPGVPGVGPKTAAKWIVKYTDLPGIIAHADEIPGKAGQSLRDHLEDVERNRLMNAAVLDLDLPTDPGHYTLGGGDRGRTAAVFDELAFGDTIRRDLPAVLFGEDADAPAEQEPVAEVLELDGAAGLHDLLGEGAGPLALTVADDVRGGPMLGIATGEARAAIRLEQLDSDASAVLAAALGGPREVRTADVPAVRSWMQVNGYPLGRQARDLALEAFVLRPGARSYDAEALGTELGGARFEPRPRKPADSTLAKETPEVRSGHVAVAAARLAEAASALHPAAEELARRQGEEPWASGILEDLERPLQEVLETMHGRGIAIDRAALAALREEFEGFVAQAKREAGAIVGEEVNLASPKQLQVVLFETLALPTTRKISSGHSTDAESLTDLQEKLEPGSSGHDFLSWLLRFREMSKLTGYVVGLDKVHDSSSRVHTTFQQTAAATGRLASTEPNLQNIPVRTAEGQRIRDVFVAGQGYETLLTADYSQIEMRIMAHLSEDAGLIEAFRTGEDLHNFVASRVFGVSPDAVDPAMRSKTKAVSYGLAYGLSAFGLSRQLRISRAEATDLRDGYFERFGGVRDYLRSSVETARSTGFTETILGRRRYLPDLTSDNRQRRENAERVALNSPIQGSAADIIKLAMLAVERRMRGQELDSRMLLQVHDELVVEVAPGELETVREIVVEGMDRAYELSVPLEVGVGIGGTWREAAH, from the coding sequence ATGAGTGCGAGTGACACCGGTGACCAGCGGATCCTCCTGATCGACGGGCACGCCATGGCGTTCCGCGCCTTCTTCGCGCTGCCCGCCGACGGCTTCAGCGACGGGCGCGGGCAGGCGACCAACGCCGTCTACGGCTTCGCACGGATGCTCATCAATGTCGTGTCCTCGGAGCGCCCGACCCACGTCGCGGTCGCCTTCGATCTGCCCGGCGGCACCTTCCGCGACCGCATCTACGACCAGTACAAGGGCGGGCGCGACGTGACGCCGCCCGAGTTCATCGGACAGATCGACCTGATCATGCAGGTCCTCGACGCGCTCGGGGTGCGCTGGCTGACCGTCGAGGACTACGAGGCCGACGACATCATCGCCACGCTCGCCACCCGCACCGCCGCCGAGGGCGGCGAGGCGCTGATCGTCTCCAGCGACCGCGACGCGATCCAGCTGGTCGACGAGAAGGTCACCATGCTGCAGCCGATCAAGGGCGTCACCGAGATGCGCCGGATGACTCCCGCGGCCGTCGAGGAGAAGTACGGGATCCCGCCGGAGCGCTACAGCGATCTCGCCGCCCTGGTCGGCGAGGCCGCCGACAACCTGCCCGGGGTGCCCGGCGTCGGCCCCAAGACCGCCGCGAAGTGGATCGTGAAGTACACGGATCTGCCCGGCATCATCGCCCATGCCGATGAGATCCCCGGCAAAGCCGGCCAGTCGCTGCGCGACCACCTCGAGGACGTCGAGCGCAACCGGCTCATGAACGCCGCGGTCCTCGACCTCGACCTGCCCACCGACCCCGGTCACTACACGCTCGGCGGCGGGGACCGCGGGCGCACCGCCGCGGTGTTCGACGAGCTCGCCTTCGGCGACACCATCCGCCGCGACCTGCCGGCGGTGCTGTTCGGCGAGGACGCGGACGCTCCCGCGGAGCAGGAACCGGTGGCGGAGGTGCTCGAGCTCGACGGCGCGGCCGGCTTGCACGATCTGCTGGGGGAGGGCGCCGGGCCCCTGGCCCTGACCGTCGCCGACGACGTGCGGGGCGGGCCGATGCTCGGGATCGCGACCGGTGAGGCCCGGGCCGCGATCCGCCTCGAACAGCTCGACTCCGATGCCTCCGCCGTGCTGGCCGCGGCGCTCGGCGGCCCGCGGGAGGTCCGCACGGCCGACGTCCCCGCCGTGCGGTCGTGGATGCAGGTCAACGGTTATCCGCTCGGCCGGCAGGCCCGGGACCTGGCCCTGGAGGCCTTCGTGCTGCGTCCGGGGGCGCGCAGCTATGACGCCGAGGCGCTGGGCACCGAGCTCGGCGGTGCCCGCTTCGAACCGCGCCCGCGCAAACCTGCCGATTCGACCCTGGCGAAGGAGACGCCGGAGGTGCGCTCCGGCCACGTCGCCGTCGCGGCCGCCCGGCTCGCCGAGGCCGCCTCGGCGCTGCACCCGGCCGCCGAGGAGCTGGCGCGCCGACAGGGCGAGGAGCCCTGGGCCTCGGGCATCCTCGAGGACCTCGAGCGCCCCCTGCAAGAGGTGCTGGAGACCATGCACGGCCGGGGCATCGCGATCGACCGGGCGGCGCTGGCGGCGCTGCGCGAGGAGTTCGAGGGGTTCGTCGCCCAGGCGAAGCGGGAGGCCGGCGCGATCGTGGGCGAGGAGGTCAACCTCGCCTCGCCCAAGCAGCTCCAGGTGGTGCTGTTCGAGACCCTCGCGCTGCCGACCACGCGGAAGATCTCCTCCGGCCACTCCACCGACGCGGAGTCCCTCACCGACCTCCAGGAGAAGCTGGAGCCGGGATCCTCGGGCCACGACTTCCTGTCCTGGTTGCTGCGCTTCCGGGAGATGAGCAAGCTGACCGGCTACGTCGTCGGCCTGGACAAGGTCCACGACAGCTCCTCGCGGGTGCACACGACCTTCCAGCAGACCGCCGCGGCCACCGGACGGCTCGCCTCCACCGAGCCGAACCTGCAGAACATCCCGGTGCGCACCGCCGAGGGCCAGCGCATCCGTGACGTCTTCGTCGCGGGACAGGGCTACGAGACGCTGCTGACGGCCGACTACTCCCAGATCGAGATGCGCATCATGGCGCACCTGTCCGAGGACGCCGGACTGATCGAGGCCTTCCGGACGGGAGAGGACCTGCACAACTTCGTCGCCTCCCGCGTGTTCGGAGTCTCCCCGGACGCCGTCGATCCGGCGATGCGCTCCAAGACCAAGGCCGTCAGCTACGGCCTCGCCTACGGGCTGAGCGCCTTCGGGCTCTCCCGGCAGCTGCGGATCTCCCGGGCAGAGGCGACCGATCTGCGCGACGGCTATTTCGAGCGCTTCGGCGGGGTGCGGGACTACCTCCGCTCCAGCGTCGAGACGGCCCGGTCCACCGGGTTCACCGAGACCATCCTCGGCCGGCGCCGCTACCTCCCGGACCTCACCTCCGACAACCGCCAGCGCCGGGAGAACGCCGAGCGCGTCGCGCTGAACTCCCCGATCCAGGGCAGCGCCGCCGACATCATCAAGCTCGCGATGCTCGCCGTGGAGCGACGGATGCGCGGCCAGGAGCTCGACTCCAGGATGCTGCTGCAGGTCCACGACGAGCTCGTGGTCGAGGTCGCCCCCGGCGAGCTGGAGACGGTGCGGGAGATCGTGGTCGAGGGCATGGACCGCGCCTATGAGCTCTCCGTCCCGCTGGAGGTCGGCGTCGGCATCGGCGGGACCTGGCGCGAGGCGGCGCACTGA
- a CDS encoding HAD-IIA family hydrolase gives MTTALDDHPIHSWLTDMDGVLVHEQSALPGAADFIAALQRFGRPFLVLTNNSIFTPRDLRARLSRSGFDIPEESIWTSALATARFLAEQAPGSAAYVIGEAGLTSAMHEEGFILADSDVEFVVLGETRTYSFESISRAIRLITNGAKFIATNPDVTGPSAEGPLPATGSVAAMITAATGIHPYYIGKPNPLMMRTALNRIGAHSETSVMIGDRMDTDVKSGLEAGMRSVLVLTGSTSEDEIAQYPYRPTAVLDGIADVVPLVEALTPLESVELDED, from the coding sequence ATGACCACCGCGCTCGATGACCATCCGATCCATTCCTGGCTCACCGACATGGACGGGGTGCTCGTCCACGAGCAGTCCGCCCTGCCCGGGGCGGCCGACTTCATCGCGGCGCTGCAGCGCTTCGGGCGGCCCTTCCTGGTGCTCACCAACAACTCCATCTTCACGCCCCGGGACCTGCGTGCCCGCCTGTCCCGCAGCGGCTTCGACATCCCCGAGGAGTCGATCTGGACCAGCGCCCTGGCCACCGCCCGCTTCCTCGCCGAGCAGGCCCCCGGCTCCGCCGCCTATGTGATCGGTGAGGCCGGTCTCACCAGTGCGATGCACGAGGAGGGGTTCATCCTCGCCGACAGCGACGTCGAGTTCGTGGTGCTGGGGGAGACCCGCACCTATTCGTTCGAGTCGATCAGCCGTGCCATCCGCCTGATCACGAACGGGGCGAAGTTCATCGCCACCAACCCGGACGTCACCGGACCCAGCGCGGAGGGGCCGCTGCCGGCCACGGGCTCCGTCGCCGCCATGATCACGGCGGCCACGGGCATCCACCCGTACTACATCGGCAAGCCGAACCCGCTCATGATGCGCACCGCGCTGAACCGCATCGGTGCCCACTCCGAGACCTCTGTGATGATCGGGGATCGGATGGACACCGACGTGAAGTCGGGTCTCGAGGCGGGCATGCGGTCCGTGCTGGTGCTCACGGGCTCCACCAGCGAGGACGAGATCGCGCAGTACCCCTACCGTCCCACCGCCGTTCTGGACGGCATCGCCGACGTCGTCCCGCTCGTCGAGGCGCTCACCCCGCTGGAGTCCGTCGAGCTCGACGAGGACTGA
- a CDS encoding shikimate kinase — translation MTGPAVILLGAMGAGKTSVGRELAARLDLPFDDLDAMIVAEAGRPIPDIFAHDGEDGFRRLEAAVLERALSASRGTRGVLSLGGGAVMAPESRERLRGGPIVLLEVEEQVAAVRLGRGHGRPMLAGGEDPMIRWRELAAERGPVYRELARWRIDAGRGTAPAVARAITDMMGQDLLSGPEEKNA, via the coding sequence GTGACGGGACCCGCCGTCATCCTGCTCGGCGCGATGGGCGCGGGCAAGACCAGCGTCGGCCGGGAGCTCGCCGCCCGGTTGGACCTGCCCTTCGACGACCTCGACGCGATGATCGTCGCCGAGGCCGGACGTCCCATCCCGGACATCTTCGCGCACGATGGCGAGGACGGCTTCCGTCGGCTCGAGGCGGCGGTGCTCGAACGGGCCCTGAGCGCATCCCGGGGCACCCGCGGCGTGCTCTCCCTCGGCGGCGGAGCCGTCATGGCCCCGGAGTCCCGGGAGCGCCTGCGGGGCGGGCCCATCGTGCTGCTCGAGGTCGAGGAGCAGGTGGCGGCCGTGCGGCTCGGCCGTGGCCACGGACGCCCGATGCTCGCCGGGGGAGAGGACCCCATGATCCGCTGGCGCGAGCTCGCCGCCGAGCGCGGCCCCGTCTACCGGGAGCTGGCTCGATGGCGCATCGACGCCGGACGCGGGACCGCCCCGGCGGTCGCGCGCGCCATCACCGACATGATGGGCCAGGACCTGCTGTCCGGCCCCGAGGAGAAGAACGCATGA
- the aroB gene encoding 3-dehydroquinate synthase: MSTTVIPVTTPTGGYDVRVGRGVLADVPGLVPQRTRRVVIVHQPSLREVAEEVRAAIAETGRDAFAAEVPDGEEAKTAQVAGFLWGVCGQAEIGRQDLVIGLGGGAATDLAGFVAASWLRGVDVLQIPTTVAAMVDAAVGGKTGINTAEGKNLVGAFHPPLAVIADLDVLAGLGAHDVAAGLAEVVKGGFIADPRILEIIEEDPAAVLDVGTDAFREVVERKIRIKAEIVSADLTEQGEREILNYGHTLAHAIERNERYQWRHGAAVSVGMMFAAELSHLAGKLSEAEVDRHRQVLTSLGLPTTYRDRQWPKLEDAMKRDKKTRAGLLRFVVLDRIGSVSRLEGPDPALLLSAYAAITAD, encoded by the coding sequence ATGAGCACGACCGTGATCCCCGTGACCACCCCGACCGGCGGCTACGACGTCCGCGTGGGCCGGGGAGTCCTCGCCGACGTCCCGGGCCTGGTCCCGCAGCGGACCCGGCGCGTGGTGATCGTCCACCAGCCGAGCCTGCGCGAGGTCGCCGAGGAGGTCCGCGCCGCGATCGCGGAGACCGGACGGGACGCCTTCGCCGCCGAGGTGCCCGACGGGGAGGAGGCCAAGACCGCGCAGGTCGCCGGCTTCCTCTGGGGCGTGTGCGGGCAGGCCGAGATCGGACGCCAGGACCTCGTCATCGGCCTCGGCGGCGGGGCCGCCACCGACCTGGCCGGCTTCGTCGCCGCCTCCTGGCTGCGCGGCGTGGACGTGCTGCAGATCCCCACCACCGTGGCCGCCATGGTCGACGCCGCCGTCGGCGGGAAGACCGGGATCAACACGGCCGAGGGCAAGAACCTCGTCGGCGCCTTCCATCCGCCGCTGGCGGTGATCGCCGACCTCGACGTGCTCGCCGGGCTCGGGGCGCACGACGTCGCCGCCGGTCTCGCCGAGGTCGTCAAGGGAGGGTTCATCGCCGACCCCCGCATCCTCGAGATCATCGAGGAGGACCCGGCCGCGGTGCTCGACGTCGGAACCGATGCCTTCCGCGAGGTCGTCGAGCGCAAGATCCGGATCAAGGCGGAGATCGTCTCCGCGGACCTGACCGAGCAGGGTGAGCGCGAGATCCTCAACTACGGGCACACGCTCGCCCACGCTATCGAGCGCAACGAGCGCTACCAGTGGCGTCACGGCGCCGCGGTGTCCGTCGGCATGATGTTCGCCGCGGAGCTCTCGCACCTGGCCGGCAAGCTCTCGGAGGCCGAGGTGGACCGGCACCGCCAGGTCCTCACCTCGCTGGGGCTGCCCACCACGTACCGCGACCGGCAGTGGCCCAAGCTCGAGGACGCCATGAAGCGTGACAAGAAGACCCGCGCTGGCCTGCTGCGGTTCGTGGTGCTGGACCGGATCGGATCCGTCTCCCGCCTCGAGGGGCCCGACCCCGCGCTGCTGCTGTCCGCCTACGCCGCCATCACGGCAGACTGA
- a CDS encoding ANTAR domain-containing response regulator, with translation MTDENAPLPDDPQDLSAPEEGSPRRTAVVAEDESLIRMDIVESLTEAGFEVVAAVGDGESAVDKARELRPDVVVMDVKMPQIDGVTAAERIGEDNLAPVVMLTAFSQAELVERARDAGAMAYVVKPFTPADLLPAIEIAISRFTQITQLESEIADLGERFETRKRVDRAKGLLQTNMGLSEPEAFRWIQKTSMDRRLTMREVADAVVDQLGGAGKE, from the coding sequence ATGACAGACGAGAACGCTCCCCTTCCCGACGACCCGCAGGACCTCTCTGCCCCCGAGGAGGGCAGCCCCCGCCGCACCGCGGTGGTGGCCGAGGACGAGAGCCTCATCCGCATGGACATCGTGGAGAGCCTGACCGAGGCCGGATTCGAGGTCGTCGCCGCCGTCGGCGACGGCGAGAGCGCCGTGGACAAGGCCCGAGAACTGCGGCCCGACGTGGTCGTGATGGACGTGAAGATGCCGCAGATCGACGGGGTCACCGCCGCCGAGCGGATCGGCGAGGACAACCTCGCCCCCGTCGTCATGCTCACCGCGTTCTCGCAGGCCGAGCTGGTCGAGCGGGCGCGGGACGCCGGTGCCATGGCCTACGTGGTCAAGCCCTTCACGCCCGCGGACCTGCTGCCCGCGATCGAGATCGCGATCTCCCGCTTCACCCAGATCACCCAGCTCGAGTCCGAGATCGCCGACCTCGGCGAGCGGTTCGAGACGCGCAAGCGCGTGGACCGCGCCAAGGGCCTGCTGCAGACCAACATGGGGCTGTCGGAGCCGGAGGCGTTCCGCTGGATCCAGAAGACATCCATGGATCGTCGGTTGACGATGCGCGAGGTCGCCGACGCCGTGGTCGACCAGCTCGGCGGCGCCGGCAAGGAGTGA
- a CDS encoding PaaI family thioesterase: protein MSPLSDLPETTSAPLSGERLRALVAPMVRGTMVERCGMEMVELDARGGIMTMPVAGNTQPAGLLHGGATIALAESIASFAAMLQAREVLGEGAQAVGTSVSALHHRSARAGTVTATCAVRHAGRQVASYLVDVRDESGALLSTITVQTMLLPPR, encoded by the coding sequence ATGAGCCCCCTGAGCGATCTGCCCGAGACCACGTCCGCCCCGCTGAGCGGGGAGCGCCTGCGCGCTCTGGTCGCCCCCATGGTCCGGGGCACGATGGTGGAGCGCTGCGGGATGGAGATGGTCGAGCTGGATGCGCGGGGCGGGATCATGACCATGCCGGTGGCGGGGAACACCCAGCCGGCCGGACTGCTGCACGGCGGGGCGACGATCGCGCTGGCCGAGTCGATCGCCTCCTTCGCCGCGATGCTGCAGGCGCGCGAGGTCCTCGGCGAGGGGGCGCAGGCGGTCGGCACCTCGGTCTCGGCGCTGCACCACCGCTCGGCCCGCGCCGGGACCGTCACCGCGACCTGCGCCGTCCGTCATGCAGGACGTCAGGTCGCGAGCTATCTGGTGGACGTCCGCGACGAATCGGGAGCGCTGCTGAGCACCATCACCGTCCAGACCATGCTGCTGCCGCCGCGCTGA
- the rpsA gene encoding 30S ribosomal protein S1 produces MTDTTTPQIAINDIGGADELMAAIDATIKYFNDGDIVEGTVVKVDHDEVLLDIGYKTEGVIPSRELSIKHDVDPGEVVEVGDEIEALVLQKEDKEGRLILSKKRAQYERAWGSIEQIKEDEGVVTGRVIEVVKGGLIVDIGLRGFLPASLVEMRRVRDLQPYVGQEIEAKIIELDKNRNNVVLSRRAYLEETQSAVRSDFLQTLQKGQVREGAVSSIVNFGAFVDLGGVDGLVHVSELSWKHIDHPSEVVEVGQKVNVEVLDVDMDRERVSLSLKATQEDPWQLFARTHAIGEVVPGKVTKLVPFGAFVRVEDGIEGLVHISELAQRHVDLPEQVVTVDQDVFVKVIDIDLERRRISLSLKQANEGVDPEGDDTTFDPALYGMAAEYDENGEYKYPAGFDPETNEWLEGYEAQREEWEGQYAAAYERWTAHKAQVAEAIKADEESANAPAVESSSSSSSSSSSTPAAAPAAQSSYQSSTTDEGTLASDEALAALRAKLTGN; encoded by the coding sequence ATGACCGACACCACGACCCCCCAGATCGCCATCAACGACATCGGCGGCGCCGACGAACTCATGGCTGCCATCGATGCGACCATCAAGTACTTCAACGATGGCGACATCGTCGAGGGCACTGTGGTGAAGGTCGATCACGACGAGGTCCTCCTGGACATCGGCTACAAGACCGAGGGCGTCATCCCCTCGCGCGAGCTGTCCATCAAGCACGACGTCGACCCCGGTGAGGTCGTCGAGGTCGGCGACGAGATCGAGGCCCTGGTCCTCCAGAAGGAGGACAAGGAAGGCCGTCTGATCCTGTCCAAGAAGCGCGCCCAGTACGAGCGCGCCTGGGGCTCGATCGAGCAGATCAAGGAAGACGAGGGCGTCGTCACCGGACGCGTCATCGAGGTCGTCAAGGGCGGCCTGATCGTCGACATCGGCCTGCGCGGCTTCCTGCCCGCCTCCCTCGTCGAGATGCGTCGCGTGCGTGACCTCCAGCCCTACGTCGGCCAGGAGATCGAGGCGAAGATCATCGAGCTCGACAAGAACCGCAACAACGTGGTCCTGTCGCGCCGCGCCTACCTGGAGGAGACCCAGTCCGCGGTCCGCTCCGACTTCCTGCAGACCCTGCAGAAGGGCCAGGTCCGCGAGGGCGCCGTGTCCTCCATCGTCAACTTCGGCGCGTTCGTCGATCTCGGCGGTGTCGACGGCCTGGTGCACGTCTCCGAGCTCTCCTGGAAGCACATCGACCACCCCTCCGAGGTCGTCGAGGTCGGGCAGAAGGTCAACGTCGAGGTGCTCGACGTGGACATGGACCGCGAGCGCGTCTCCCTGTCGCTGAAGGCGACCCAGGAGGATCCGTGGCAGCTGTTCGCCCGCACGCACGCCATCGGCGAGGTCGTCCCGGGCAAGGTCACCAAGCTCGTCCCCTTCGGCGCCTTCGTGCGCGTCGAGGACGGCATCGAGGGCCTGGTGCACATCTCCGAGCTGGCCCAGCGCCACGTGGATCTGCCCGAGCAGGTCGTCACGGTCGACCAGGACGTCTTCGTCAAGGTCATCGACATCGATCTCGAGCGTCGCCGCATCTCGCTGTCGCTGAAGCAGGCCAATGAGGGCGTGGATCCGGAGGGTGACGACACCACCTTCGACCCGGCCCTGTACGGCATGGCCGCGGAGTACGACGAGAACGGCGAGTACAAGTACCCCGCCGGCTTCGACCCGGAGACCAACGAGTGGCTCGAGGGCTACGAGGCCCAGCGCGAGGAGTGGGAAGGCCAGTACGCGGCCGCCTACGAGCGCTGGACCGCCCACAAGGCACAGGTCGCCGAGGCGATCAAGGCCGACGAGGAGTCCGCGAACGCGCCGGCCGTCGAGTCGTCGTCCTCCTCGTCCTCGTCCTCCTCCTCGACCCCGGCGGCTGCGCCCGCGGCGCAGTCCTCCTACCAGTCGAGCACCACGGACGAGGGCACCCTGGCCTCCGACGAGGCCCTGGCCGCCCTGCGCGCCAAGCTCACCGGCAACTGA
- a CDS encoding ABC transporter substrate-binding protein, whose translation MTISRRTLVRGLGAGVLGAGPLSACTGGRRGAPPETTGPTAEALAEPDTALTLGSIGASFGRSAAFETPIGLALGQAMIDVNKRWGGLFGHEVTLLERHVMAEPGEDLTDVIAQFAEAGASTVITSIDEEALVAAIPAFVDAGIAVIDLFTSGMSVRAPEVVSSNMLTRLAPNDVALAALYAEASWAASSDDGPAPGTVALVSEDTAHGHSLHEELGRILDPDGGTVLAEHFYPAGKMGEVAPVVEKILATPPALLVVNGGPEAGPLLSALHEATLDEEGKRPTVEFARRLSPAASVDYSAAELAPESLSAATGYLPGAELTVEHVNMMLNLDADLQRTGYGYSPQAYDAAVLACLAAQDALSVDGVDIAASVARVLTGTEECTSYGDCSSILRTGVQSQDRATVSYRGRMGPLELGPAKDPRTGTLRTFSWNEANERQGAGDEDFETPA comes from the coding sequence ATGACGATCTCACGGCGCACGCTGGTGCGCGGCCTCGGGGCGGGGGTCCTCGGTGCGGGGCCCCTTTCGGCCTGCACCGGAGGACGTCGCGGCGCCCCGCCGGAGACGACGGGGCCGACGGCAGAGGCCCTCGCCGAGCCGGACACTGCGCTGACCCTGGGCTCGATCGGCGCCTCCTTCGGGCGATCCGCCGCCTTCGAGACGCCGATCGGCCTCGCCCTCGGACAGGCGATGATCGACGTGAACAAGCGCTGGGGCGGTCTGTTCGGCCACGAGGTCACCCTCCTCGAGCGTCACGTGATGGCCGAGCCCGGTGAGGACCTCACCGACGTCATCGCGCAGTTCGCGGAGGCCGGGGCGAGCACGGTGATCACCTCGATCGACGAAGAGGCCCTGGTCGCCGCGATCCCCGCCTTCGTCGACGCGGGGATCGCGGTGATCGACCTGTTCACCTCCGGCATGAGCGTGCGCGCCCCCGAGGTGGTCTCCTCCAACATGCTGACCCGGCTGGCGCCGAACGACGTCGCCCTGGCCGCGCTGTACGCGGAGGCCTCCTGGGCGGCCAGCTCGGACGACGGACCCGCACCGGGGACGGTCGCCCTCGTCTCCGAGGACACCGCGCACGGCCACAGCCTGCACGAGGAGCTCGGCCGGATCCTCGATCCCGACGGCGGCACGGTCCTCGCCGAGCACTTCTACCCGGCCGGGAAGATGGGGGAGGTCGCCCCCGTCGTCGAGAAGATCCTGGCGACCCCGCCGGCCCTGCTGGTCGTCAACGGCGGCCCGGAGGCGGGGCCGCTGCTGTCCGCCCTGCACGAGGCCACGCTCGACGAGGAGGGGAAGCGCCCCACCGTCGAGTTCGCGCGCCGTCTCAGCCCGGCCGCGAGCGTGGACTACTCCGCCGCCGAGCTCGCCCCGGAGTCGCTGAGCGCGGCGACCGGGTATCTCCCCGGGGCCGAGCTGACGGTCGAGCACGTGAACATGATGCTCAACCTCGATGCGGACCTTCAGCGCACGGGCTACGGGTACTCCCCGCAGGCCTACGACGCCGCGGTGCTGGCCTGCCTGGCGGCCCAGGACGCGCTGTCCGTCGACGGGGTCGACATCGCCGCCTCCGTGGCCCGGGTGCTCACCGGGACCGAGGAGTGCACGAGCTACGGCGACTGCAGCTCGATCCTGCGCACCGGGGTGCAGTCGCAGGACCGGGCGACGGTCTCCTACCGGGGACGGATGGGTCCGCTGGAGCTGGGCCCGGCCAAGGACCCCCGCACCGGGACGCTGCGGACCTTCTCCTGGAACGAGGCCAATGAACGCCAGGGCGCCGGTGACGAGGACTTCGAGACCCCTGCGTGA
- the aroC gene encoding chorismate synthase, which translates to MLRWLTAGESHGPSLISLLDGVPAGVELTSDDLKAALARRRLGHGRGSRQKFEQDVLRIHGGLRHGRTLGSPLAIEIANSEWPKWEKVMSADPVPREDLVVDAGTGDEREIARNRALTRPRPGHADLSGMLKYGFDEARPILERASARETAARVVAGRVASAILEQTAGIRLVSHTLAVGTVRVPEDAPLPTPDDDAALDADPLRCFDPGTSEAMVAEVDAAKADGDTLGGVVEVLAYGVPVGLGSHTQWDRKLDGRLAQAVMSIQAMKGVEIGDGFATAARRGSAAHDEILAAGDEGGTTATPRATNRAGGLEGGMSNGQVIRVRGALKPISTVPRALRTIDVASGEQTTANHQRSDTCAVAPAAVIAEAVVALALVDALLEKTGGDSVEEIRAHLEGTVSLQSRIVGGRAGGAS; encoded by the coding sequence ATGTTGCGCTGGCTCACGGCCGGGGAGTCCCACGGCCCGTCCCTCATCTCCCTGCTCGACGGCGTCCCCGCCGGTGTCGAGCTGACCAGTGACGATCTGAAGGCGGCCCTGGCGCGTCGCCGGCTCGGACACGGCCGCGGCAGCCGCCAGAAGTTCGAGCAGGATGTCCTGCGGATCCACGGCGGCCTCCGTCACGGGCGCACCCTCGGCTCCCCGCTGGCGATCGAGATCGCCAACTCGGAATGGCCGAAGTGGGAGAAGGTCATGAGCGCCGATCCGGTGCCGCGGGAGGACCTCGTGGTCGACGCCGGCACCGGGGACGAGCGCGAGATCGCCCGCAACCGGGCCCTGACCCGGCCGCGCCCCGGCCACGCCGACCTCTCCGGCATGCTCAAGTACGGCTTCGACGAGGCCCGTCCGATCCTCGAGCGCGCCAGCGCCCGGGAGACCGCGGCCCGCGTGGTCGCCGGCCGCGTCGCGAGCGCGATCCTCGAGCAGACCGCCGGGATCCGACTGGTCTCCCACACCCTCGCCGTCGGCACCGTCCGCGTTCCCGAGGACGCCCCCCTGCCGACGCCGGACGACGACGCCGCGCTGGACGCCGACCCGCTGCGCTGCTTCGATCCCGGGACCTCGGAGGCGATGGTCGCCGAGGTCGACGCGGCGAAGGCCGACGGAGACACCCTCGGCGGCGTCGTCGAGGTCCTCGCCTACGGCGTCCCCGTGGGGCTGGGATCCCACACCCAATGGGATCGCAAGCTCGACGGCCGCCTCGCCCAGGCCGTCATGTCCATCCAGGCCATGAAGGGCGTCGAGATCGGGGACGGCTTCGCCACCGCCGCCCGCCGCGGCTCCGCCGCGCACGACGAGATCCTCGCCGCCGGGGACGAGGGCGGCACCACGGCGACCCCGCGCGCCACCAACCGCGCCGGCGGCCTCGAGGGCGGCATGAGCAACGGCCAGGTGATCCGCGTGCGCGGCGCCCTGAAGCCGATCTCGACCGTGCCGCGCGCCCTGCGCACGATCGACGTCGCCTCCGGCGAGCAGACGACCGCGAACCATCAGCGCTCCGACACGTGCGCCGTCGCCCCCGCTGCCGTCATCGCGGAGGCCGTGGTCGCCCTCGCCCTGGTGGACGCCCTGCTCGAGAAGACCGGCGGCGACAGCGTCGAGGAGATCCGCGCGCACCTCGAGGGCACCGTCTCGCTGCAGTCGAGGATCGTGGGCGGCCGCGCGGGCGGGGCCTCGTGA